gctgaattgttatactatttattttttccatatataatattaaaaaccattgattttattttcaatccaaacgatgaaattttaaaatcaatggatttaaattccattgatttataatccatcgattttgttaaaatctatggattttaaaaaccctcaatccaaacggtgcctaaaggttgtttatttatttatgaaggGTTGAAGTTGAATCATTAACTATCTTAttttcataaagtaaaatatatagcttaatatttttattttttattttaaagggttaatgattctattattttattttttagaataaaacaaatagctaaatgttatttttttaaagttgaagcagttatataattttaattctatATTATAAAGTGATATTGTGTTCGATGTCCGACTTATTAAAGATAGGGTTGTCAATTCGTGTCAATGTGTCCAAAATGTGTTGTGtaccatttaaaaataaacagatTTCTCCAATCCGAACACGACCTGTTTAACTAATTGTGTCAAAATTTCAAACCCAAACACGATCTGTTTATTAAACGGGTTGCATGTGTCGGACTGTCTAACCTGTTTTCTAAAACATGTCATATAAATCACATGTTTAACACGTTTATTGATAACatctttaatcaatttaatataaattttttattaaatgagTATAATCAAACAACAAATATCTAAAATAATCACAAATCTTAATTGAAAAACTACAATTAATAACTTATATGCATATTATGAATATGAGTGTATATGGTcacatataataatttaattaattaatataataaataaacaaatttaaacacgTCTTAACGTGTCTTAGGCgggtttaatttgtttaatccGCTATTTAATAATGTCATAAGTGGGTTAACCCGTTTATGACTCGAACTCATATAAATTCAATCCTAACCTATTTAATTTCGTGTCGTAATGTGTCGTGTAAACGAGTCGTGTAGGAAATTGTCACCCCTAATTAAATATACTCTTACAACATTAATGAATTTTTCTTAAGATTGAGGAATCATTTAATTTCATGCATTGAAGCTATAAATATCTTACTTAGCTATGGGAAAGAGATTTACATAATATCCATAGAAAAATCCATAAATATATTCTCGGTAATGACAAAAGCAAGCGAAGTAGTGACAAAAGCAAGCGTATGAATTCTTAAGAATCCAATGAAAATCTCACACAATTGGGATTTATATCAACAAAAATTACCTCGTCGACCAGGCTCTCATCCCAGGTGAGAATAGCCCACAACTTCCGGTCACCAGAGGTcgtctttttttaattaaaaaagaaaaaaaaattaatttgatgtaTCGATGGTCGTTTGCTCCGAGAGAGCTGAATGACTGTGGTTCCctttttaaatggattttaataaaaaaaattaattagaattaattaaaaaaaaaagttaaataatacTCACTCCATCCCACTTTAGAAAttccatttgactttacacacagattaagaaaacattaattatttttgtcttttcatgttttttcatgttttgcccctattaatgatagtggaattttccatagaactcttttaaaataactaaaataagggtaaaatagggtattcaatggaaaaatattctaaaaatagtaatgggactttttaaattggacatcccaaaatagaatatggaacttcttaaacgggacgaagggagtataaaagaaatataaatataaaattgataattattttaaaaattaagggcaattttaaaccttttttttagtGCCACGTCAACACCTTAGCAACAGTTAGTCAAAGTCATGGACTTAAGGGatattttgttcaatttagaaCTACGATATTTTTTTGtgcttaaaaaatatttaaagactgatttgtacttttaaaaaaaaccttcaagaatttttttatattttatgccTTTTAATTAATAGACAGACtttattgaataattaattCCCAGAAGCTGTAGGAGAATGCcttttaaataaaagtaaatgtaatattttttaaatatgatttttttatataaattaacgatacactaatttattaaaagtCTATGTTTGTCCTAAATTATCTATAGATTTAGGATAAAGAGAATATTATTTTCGAcaataatgatatttttttactataattatATGGTGAATTGAGTTTAAAGATTAAGCTAAGAAATGGAtacaaataaaagttaaatacaaaaatactaaatatataGAGTGAGTATTTAAAGTGGagcattgattttttttttaaatgaggGGACGGAGTGGATTAAATAAGACTTAaaggtttaaaaaattaaacctttttaactttttataaatttatccacaacttttaaaatttgtaaatctatttaaatttgacaatattttctaaattattcaaataatatattCTATCTTTTTCACCTCAATACATTattcattttgtttatttaagATTTGAAGCTTGCTTTGTTTTAGCTTCAAGCCTTCAACTATTTAAAAATAgagatttaaaattgaattttctgtttttgttaataggttttttttgtttgaagatAGATATCATAATTCCAAAAGATGGAGTTTCGCTAATTAAGAAAtttaactgaaaattaaaaattgacacaattaaattaattaaaaaaatgaatcaattacaataaaattgtcaaattaaaataaattataacccTCTAATGAAaccttttttctctctctagtGAAACCGTACTCCTCTTCTAACCAGTGCGGCATCGATCCTCTTAAGGGAGGTGGTTTTGGCCATTTTTTTGgggccaaaatcacctccctaaatTCCAAActcttctaaaaaaaattataggttaattacatataaaataactacctttacacgaatttttaaaaataacacgacctttaaaacgtgttaattcagggcatcacctttcatttcttttcaaaaacaacatagGCATgttttatagataaaattttgctgacttggacacccagtGGGAGTGCCACGTATCATGCCACGTCAgtaaaaacgccactaaaaatgtgtatatgttgtttttgaaaagaaatgaaaggtggtgccctaaatcgtcacgttttaaaggttgtgttattttttcaatttcgtGTACAGGTGAtgatttaatatgtaattaactcAAAAATCATCTTGGAACATATAAgtgatgttttttttaaagcgtattgttgatattttttagtttttattatatttgttttattctaAATGGGTTTCACCCTTTATGGGTTCTAGcttcttcttcatttcattAGCTTTCTGTCTCCGGCGTTTTTCGATGACTTCTCTAACATCTTCAATATTTGCCTCGATATCTCTGGTATAGTCCGGTGTATTGGAAGATTAATTTTATAGATCTAAACGTTTTCAACTTACTAGAGTTTAGACTGTTATACATCTATGACTTTTATGTTGTATTCGTTCAGATTTATAATtcttattttcatttataattgtACTTGGATGATCTTTAATGGTTATCATAAAAAATGGACTTTAAAGTTACATTTCTTGACTATACAGTCTCTAATACATAGAGCCCCCAACCTATTCAGTTAGGCAGTTTCAACTTGTTCACTTGGATTTACATACATTTCTTATAATCAAACAACAAAATAATTTGATGTTTGAAAGTATACAACAACTGGACAGAACTCACGTCCAGGTTATGATCATCAATCATCATATGCTGCTGTtgtcaatttttaaatagacaatgcaattcacaaaaaaaaaagtagaataAATGTTATTCGTGCTGCACATCGACAAGTTACAAGTTCTCCTTCATATTGCAAACCTAGGTCAGTAGTGGTTCCGTTAATCCCTTTCGAATTTGAACCATTTCCAATTTGAATACATAGTTTCTTCTTCATCAAATGGTAATGTGTTGCTTAGAGGGTCTGCGGACTTACGAGGAGCTAAAACCGCAGGTAGCTTTTTTCTGTACTTCCGTGCCATCTCTTCTGCCTCTGCAAACACTCTCTGCGTAAAGAATACGGTACTTTTATCAAATTCTCTTGTACTTAAATTAAAATGAGATCTAACAAAtggattaggaatttttttgaaaaataattcacCTCTTTGTTTGATATGAAAAGGCCTGGCTCGCTTTCAAGGTCAGCAATACTGCATGCCACACAaggaattttattatttggaatTAAAACATACACCATGTAATATTAGACAATGTACAAGGCGATGAATAATAGCATAAGTAGAATAATACTCGACGCATGCTATGCAAAATCAAATAGCCTGGGTCATTGAATTTTGAAGTCCATCTGATTCTCTAAAAGACAAAAATACATAGCCAATCCAAGATGTGGGCAAGGGGtgcaatataataatttatcctTGAACATTACTATGAAGAGGAACAAGAGACATACGAGTAAAAGAGACCATGGTGGGATGACCTTAATGAACTAATGGATCCTGAAGCTACGAAATATACAAACGCACACTTTTTGTTGTAGGACTTGATAAGGACATCATATAGGAAAAGTAGGATATTGACTAGAACAACCGGCAATCTGGTAACTAGTGAAGTGGTAAAATCAAACACATTGATTTTGTTATTTGAATCAGAATTTCCTTATAAGTTTTCGACTCCATTCAGCAAGCAGAAACTCGCTTTCATAATTATACTACCAAAACTATGCTTCATCATCCTATTTACTAGATTGATGGTGGTCAAGTAATATTTTGTTAGTCTTCTCAAATTACCAATTCACCAAATGTTCGTGAACAAACAATCACACATGCCCACCtcatattcaaaaatataatttactaAATGGGATAGCTAAGGATCAAACTctaagctctgataccatgtcaaATAACTAATTCATCTAAAAGTTCATACTGTTGAGATTTGGGTGAAGCTTCATCTATAGTTTTATTATCTTAACATTCTGATAAGAGCGCACACCTGTTTTCTAAGACAAAAACcatataaaatgaatttatttgacCAAAAACAATTTATCTACAATCCCATGTTCTCTTCCATCCTTTCTATCATTTGTACACAATATTCACATGTAAAGACTTGTACATGTACATTTCCTTTTAGAGTTCCTTTCCGAAATTACTTTGTAATATAAATGGATTGTGAAGATATACGAGGCAAATAAAAGCAGAGGGTGAAAATAGTAAGGAAAATATTGAGTACTCAATTACCTGAGTGAAATTTTATCAGGAAAATCTGACTTCACAACCAGGACTTTAACCTTCTCATCAACTTTAAGTAATTCACTAACATCAGTAACTCGGTTCCGACTGATGTTAGAGATATGCACCAGCCCACTGTGAAGCATCAACAAAATTTTAAGATACTTGTATACGGATGATGAGTAACAAAGTGTAGCATCTTTTAGCATACATTTGCAAACAATCTTCAATAAACATTAAAACTGATGATCAGAAAAGTGTACAGCCACTTATTCTTAAAGTTCAGAGCAACCGTTGCTTATCCCGAATCTTATATTGGGAATGGATCATGGACATGAAAAAAAAGAGTGAAACTTAATGTAACAATGTAAAGTTTCTAGAAACTTTAAAGTGCTCCCTAACTGTTTACTAGAAGTGCCCAAAATTAAGGCAAAATTGCCGATTGACCAAAAGGTCAATCAACATGCGTACTAGCCTTTGCAGATTTTATTTTGAGTATAGTCATGACTGAAACTATTGTCAAATTATGCCAATTGTCAAAGATTTTCTGAGTGTTTCAAGCTGTTCTTCAATTTATAAAACATCTGACAAACACGCACATGTATATAACTTCTTATGGTAACATAAATGGAATATCAAACTCGCAAGAGCAATTTAAGCTTTAAACAGAACATTAAATGAGATAGGTCTGCAAAAAGAAAGGCATTGCTCACTCACCTTCGGTTAGTTCCCCCAATTCTTACTTGTGCTCCATATGTAAATACTTTCCTAACAATTCCTTCCAGAAGTGTTCCTTCCCGAAGGTTTAACCTTTCCtgcaattataaatttataaaaagtgaAGAAACCTCTTCTCCCAACAAAAGTTAAAGATGAAATCAGATCGAATTAAGCGCTAATATTACAAACAATGAAAgagaaaaaggtaaaacagaCTGGCACATGGCAACTCACCCAAGCTTCCCTTTCGCTCAATACCAGCTCATTGTTACTCTCATTTATTCGAATAATCAGTACATTTGTTCGGCGACCTACCTATACCATCAGAAAAAAGATAACTCTTAGAGCAAGAGAAGGAGAGGCAGAAGCAGTGAGGATTTCAAAAGAAGCAAATAATGCATGACTGTAGATGAGCACAatacagaaaaataaaaaccttAACTTTTTTATCCTTCTGCTCTAGCCAGAATGTCACATCATTTCATCGTATAAGATAATTTAGTTGCTTGACTGAGCAAGACTATGAATCTTAAACACTTTTCAGGGAAGCATATCATATATGCtgcaaattaattaaatctgGATCGAGCATCATCCATCAGCTCCAACAATCAAAAATTTGAACCTTCTCCTAACTATAAATAGTTGTTACTTATTAAGGCACAGAGCATAACAAATGCAATTCCAGCACAAAACATTGTGTATTTCACATAAGTTTCAGTGTAATCTAGCCATGAGTTCTTTGTCTTCCCCAACTCATGCATGATAGCGCAactatcaaataataaaaagcaCCATGCTTAGAGAAAAGCTAAAAAGAAACTTAAGACGATTGCAATATACATTATCTTTCAACTCCTTGAAGTTGTTCACTCTGTTCACTAATTCAATCTTTGGAAGGAAAGCTCGCAATCCCTGCAAAAGCCAACTCTAAATATTAACCGATGACAGTTGATGCTTGTTTTCACATGGAAGCTGAAACAATCAAATAAAAGGAACACAAACCTCGATTCTTGTAAGCAACCCTCCTGTATTCCACTTTGTAAGTTCAACCTCAATAGGCTCATTCAGCTCTTTTATCTGACATAGTACATACACAATAAAATGTCAAAAGGAATTGCGATAGTCATTTCAAGCTGATTGCTGACAAGTGACTGCTAAAATGTTGCAAGGAAATGTATGCATCGGCGGACCATAAACTACAACATAATTTCgtaaaatagaattaaaaagaaatgaaaaattataacaattaatATGCAAGCTCAGAATGCTGCATAAAAACTTAAGTGAGAAAAGAACCTGCCTCGCTCGATGCCAAGCTAGACGGCGAAATAAACGTCTAGTAGAAAGCAACGGCCTGCCGCTCAGTGTCCTCCCAAGAACCTCTGCAAACAATATAGTTCCTGTCTCCACAACCGGCCTTCCTTGCCCTGATCCCTGGCTCAAGGCAGCCTCATCCTTAATTATTCCCATCTTCCCTCTAACCATAAAACTCTCAGCATCCTTCTCCATATCACACAACAAATAATCCATCTCTTTGTCATACAGAGGCAGAACCTCCTTTGTCAGCATTGTACCTAGCAAATCTGCCCCAACATTTACATCTAGCTTATTCTCATTACCAGAAACCACAACACCTACAACAAAATCACCCGGTTTCGGCTCGTAATAATCCACAATAACCTTCTTAACTTCATTATTCTCATTACTAACCTCTACTGCAACATCCAATTCACTTTCCTCTTCCTTCACTTCTCCTAATGAATCTTTAgtcttaaaaaatttcaaaaaaggggCTAAAGCTTCATCAGTGTCAATCTTTTCAGGTTCTTTTTCCACTTCTACACTTAACCCATTATTTAAAGCTACTGGAGATGGCTTATTTAACAATTCAAGCTCTTCATTATCTTGAATTCCATCATTTTCCTGCCTCTCAGGCAATTGGGCACTTGAAAATTTATCCAAGGCGTCATCTTGAGAGCAAAATGAGAGATGGGTACCTCTCAAAAGTGAGATATTCTTAGAAAAAAACAGACTTTTTATGGACCCAGCAGAGGATTTTATGTGTTTGTTATGCACAGAAGAGACAAGGAAATTGGTTCTATGAAGTGGTAACGAGAAGGTATGAAGAGATAAAGACTTACAAGGTTGAACCAAAGTGTGCATCTTTGATAATCCGGTTCAGTTTGCAGTTCATGTCATGAGCTAAGCTTCTTCTGTTTCCAAATTGCagattttttgtttgtttttgtgcATACACAAAGCTGTTATATGTTTAAGACTTCAGAGAAATTGGGCTAAAAGATTGAAGAGTTTGGCTCGGcaagtttggatttggattGTAGGATAATTACTGGGCTTCACTGAAATCTACTAAAATTACCAATATATCCAAAATATGTGGGCTTCACtaaaaaattaggaaaacatttttaaaagctAACACAATTGCAGTTATAGGTGATTGAGGAAAATAATTTCATCCAACACATAATTCTCCAATCTCACCAAAAATTCTCTTCGGCAAAACACAActcaatttcttttcttttttttctcagATTTTCGGCACAAACCTATCTATTTTTTTAGATCTCCGATGAAGAACCAGATACGTCAATTTGTTTGTCTCCGCTTACCCATCATCATGCTTCATCTCTGCTAATTTGTTCGTTTCCGCATATGTCGATCATGcttcatttcttttttttttctttttttaatcactgcatgataatattatgatatgattatgataaggttatgataaaggTTATGATCAAGTACgtacaataattttatattatacaattatgataatattatgatacagttatgataagtttatgataaaggTTAAGAATAAGAAtaactatttttataatattaattaaacggtttgatttaataatttattatttaataattttatagtaagaataactattttttatactatatgttaattaaaatttaattttttaaattattaaaaagttgaataattttttctagtttttttgagataaatgatattatcgtttggcttataaaaaaatttaaaaaattcggACCATATCATACTTGTTCATGGGCATGGTTCGGGCCGAGCCTGTTgagttttagtatttttatgtgAGTCTGAGTCCGATCCGAACACAAATTGAACTTCATATTTGTTATCCAAATGTGGCACTTTCTATATGCGAGTTCGGGCTAAATGTTTTCGGACATATATGAGAAATTGTGTATAAATAAAAGTTCGAACCTGCTCATAAAATTGTGGAGTTTTTTCGGTTTGGACTCAAGCTCGGACcggatttaaaataaaaagttagtGTCGAAGCCCCCACACCCATTAACTGGTATGGACAATAAACATGTATACTATGTTACCCGGACTCTCTATTTTGGTATTGCCGTACTCGTGTTGGCACGACATAACACGAATACAGACATGGGCGCGGAATCCATATTAGATCTGTCGAAATACAGTCAAACACTTGAGGTTTAAAAGAAAAACTTATGAAACGATTATATTATTGTAAATTGAAGGTGGTTGAGAATGAAAAATGAAACTAAAGCAGTAAGATACGGTTTCAAAGTTGTTTCAGTTGGCTGGAGATAGCAGAAAAAGATAAGCgcccaaacgtttgcaaaatagaagaaaaataaGAAGTGGCGTGATTGTctttgtttaaaatataaatataggtcTTACAAAtaagctttttttttattattattatgagcTTATCTTGTTTAGTGTTTTGTCATTTGTGCACAATGtgacatatattaaaatataaacttaataatatttataatttgacgGATCTCCATATCCGTGTCTTATTTCGGACCcgtattttcttatcttgaaaATTGAATATTATCGAATTGGATATGCGGATATGTGTCCGACTTGAACACCCGAACTCAAATCCGGGTAACACAGCAGGTATGAAATAAAATTCCAGTTCTCCAACATTTGTATGAGAATGCATAGTTATAACTGTATGAGGCGACTTTATTTGATCAGATGCGGCCAACAATGGTGGACTTTCAGAAATGATATGAAGCACTAATAATCATTTTATCTTTTGAATGAATGTGATATCCTCATACACTACTACTCTATGAAATGGTCACgttaaatattatttacatACACTCACAAATATTACGTCATCCTAACGTCAATCACCCTTGCTCTAATCTTCATTTCAACAAAAACTTAAAACTCCAATTCAGACCTAACCCAAAATACCCAATGGCGGAGCCAGACATTAAcgataattaaatttgttttttaattaaggATTTCGATTCGAAATTCTATTGAGGGACCATAAACATTATCTAACACAACCAAGTGTTTTTTATGTTATACGCATCAGATACATCCTTCCAAAAGTTTTACataaatatacaatttaacATCAACATTTAAACTAATGATAAGAATCATTCATGTTACATAACCTCGAATGGTATGGTACTTCACGAATTGTAAAACTCTagataatatgttttttttctctatttttcttttattttttatattgatttgaacgtcgattgaaattttaatataattatataacttAAATAAACCGAATTCAGTCCAAAATGCGTTGAAAAATATAACTCCAAATGATCTAAGTTATAAAGACTCAAAATAATACAATCCAATTACACCTAACTTTGACTCATTTGTACCTCCAACTTAAAATGACCCAAAATAATCAACATAATTCAATTCAAATCCACCAAACTTTGACTCATTTGCACCTCTAACTTAAATACAAATTTTACTGAGATAATAGCATGAGCTcttagatatattttttaagtcaaataataattaaattattatttgtaatttttaataatgttaaacaataaaatttcaaacaatttaaaaataaacaaataattttatttatatacttaGTATCCTAAATATCATTCTCTCTCTAAAATGTTACCGCCTAACTTCTCCTCTCTACATCCTCCATTGCCACTACATATTTGAGATTGGTGAGGCGGTGATCGTCAATTTCTGTCCTGATTATAGCCGTTTCTTCACCCGTACGTATAATATTCgtatgtttttttaatgtttttttggCATAATAATTTTCTATGGAGgagatttgtttgtttttatggTTTGTTTACAATGGTAGTTGTTATATTTGTGTGTGTTTCGAATTTGATCAAAACATTATTGTTCTGGACGatcacttatttaatttttggcgAATTCagttatttagttatttttttatccatccaattttttttattatatttcaaatttgttTATTACAAATTTCTGTTGATTTCAGCAATTTTTATGATGATTCGAGCCAGTagacaaaaggaaaagaaatatGGTCTTGCAGAGTTTAATTTGGATAGAAGAATATTGTCTTTGAACCGGCCAATATGACATATAATCACCACATTTCAAAGGAATAATTAAGgatgaaaacaaataaattctaaagaataagaagagaattggaaaattaaaataatttaacaaaattaaaatgatagcctaatttaataattcaaaGAATTAAAACTattatcattttgttaattttatctaaatttttatttcatccatCATAGTGTGAGCTTAATATTATTCAAGTGCCTACTATTAAATAGCTGCATGGGTCACTAATCTATTTGTTTGTTGCCATAGACATATGAGACCATTGGTTCGGGTTTTCAGTTGAgctttaacttttatttttttttaaaaactccatttaaatatttggtgaatttttaaaaattgatagtaatttttgaatttttaacaGCTGTAGTTTGAAGATCTTTATTGCAAAACTTTTTACCAACAATTAATAGctgttttaatattattaattatttagacaaaattattcatattaaattataaatttaggttATGCATTGCTAATTATATTCGATACCcagatttataaaatatttataaaaatatctttcTTTTTTATCCAACGTTTACTCACCGTAAATATATTATgagtataatataaaaatactataaatacatcataaatactttataaatacatcatAAAATACCAATaaaaaatacaccataaatactttataaatacatcataaaataccaacaaaaaataaaaaatacaccaTGAAGGATactattgaaattaaaaagatgatttagaaaataaaaaaggtacgttatgtataattatatttaaaagataGATACCgctttaattgaaatttttcaaaactGCCCTGAGAAATTTTCCcaaataactatatttttaaaaaaaaattatcaatttaaaagtttaaatgtttatgTGAGCTTTCATTGTAAATTTATTCTAGTTAAGtaaaataaagtaattaaaattgaagtttaaaattgtgtatcaataattttttttaatatcatataggtaaaagatacaaaaaaatccttgattttttttcaaaagtaaagatcagcccttttacttttttggacACAATTAAGTCcttgtgtttttaaaattgaacaattaaattcttattgttttaaaatcgaattaaacctttttattttacttttgggacacttaccccctcaaattttcggtaaatattttaaatattaaaattatttttaaatttttttcctatatgattatgagagacatgtcagccattaacgagtgtttctaatgatgatGGAtcaaaggggttatttgttctatttggaAATAAAGAGGGTTTAATTATATCCCAAAAGGTAAAAGGACCGATTTATACTTTTGTAAAAACTATGAGGacttttttttgtaccttttgcctatcatataaataaacaataattttaaattttaaactaatataaTCATTATTTTACTAtctgaacaaaaaaaatacaattcaacAAAAATATCTAGGTAAAGATAAGAAAGGCTGATTCATTTTAATTGGATTAGATATATGGTTCATATTGTCTCTCGGATGTCTTGTCTCTAAAGTAGAGATCACTAAATTGGAATGGTATGGAAGAATATATGCATACAGTTAAATTTCCACAAGAAAAAAGTCATCTGGGAATAGATAGTGTATCCCATACAatcattagttttttttttttttttttttgccttttGGCTTCTAAAACATGCATATCAATATCCCTTGTTTGGCCTTTTTTGCTTGGAAAAGAAATATAATTGCATCAAAAATTGCTTCCAATTTTGACTTGTATATGCCCATAAGGTAACTCCTTCCTACCATTATTTAATGGTAAAGGAAATGACCGaatttaatttacgttttaTTACATAACAATAAGAATGAATttgaattcaaaaatattacattatcaaatatgaatttaaaatatgtagatgataatgaaaaagGGCGCCGCGTCTGGACGGGCGGAATAGATGAGCGAAAAGTACCATGGAGTGAGGAAGATCCCGAGTCTCATGTAAGACAACTAAATGCACCTC
This region of Mercurialis annua linkage group LG1-X, ddMerAnnu1.2, whole genome shotgun sequence genomic DNA includes:
- the LOC126664825 gene encoding protein PIGMENT DEFECTIVE 338, chloroplastic, with the protein product MHTLVQPCKSLSLHTFSLPLHRTNFLVSSVHNKHIKSSAGSIKSLFFSKNISLLRGTHLSFCSQDDALDKFSSAQLPERQENDGIQDNEELELLNKPSPVALNNGLSVEVEKEPEKIDTDEALAPFLKFFKTKDSLGEVKEEESELDVAVEVSNENNEVKKVIVDYYEPKPGDFVVGVVVSGNENKLDVNVGADLLGTMLTKEVLPLYDKEMDYLLCDMEKDAESFMVRGKMGIIKDEAALSQGSGQGRPVVETGTILFAEVLGRTLSGRPLLSTRRLFRRLAWHRARQIKELNEPIEVELTKWNTGGLLTRIEGLRAFLPKIELVNRVNNFKELKDNVGRRTNVLIIRINESNNELVLSEREAWERLNLREGTLLEGIVRKVFTYGAQVRIGGTNRSGLVHISNISRNRVTDVSELLKVDEKVKVLVVKSDFPDKISLSIADLESEPGLFISNKERVFAEAEEMARKYRKKLPAVLAPRKSADPLSNTLPFDEEETMYSNWKWFKFERD